One window of Inquilinus sp. Marseille-Q2685 genomic DNA carries:
- a CDS encoding AAA family ATPase, with product MTRGFLLGKFLPPHLGHLHLCDFAQAYSDEVTVLVCSIAREPIPGRLRHEWMRELCPKARVLHCDWEVPQEPAEHPEFWPIWRNLIRHFHPELIDHVFASETYGHRLAEELGARFVPVDPPRLGVPVSGTAIRRDPAAVWRYLPAPVRPHFLRRVVLFGPESSGKTTLAAALGEALETVVVPEYGRTFTDAFGTDVPAEGLLAIARGHLASRAALSRQSNWVLVEDTDPVLTAVWSDMLTGRRDPWFDAFDDLADLYLLTAPDFGWVDDGTRYFPDQAQRDRFFALCRAELERRGARHVVLTGPHDRRLEDALATIRRLADR from the coding sequence GTGACGCGGGGTTTCCTTCTCGGCAAGTTCTTGCCGCCGCATCTCGGGCACCTGCATCTCTGCGACTTCGCCCAGGCCTACAGCGACGAGGTGACGGTCCTGGTCTGCTCGATCGCCCGCGAGCCGATCCCCGGCCGCCTGCGCCATGAATGGATGCGCGAGCTGTGCCCGAAGGCGCGGGTGCTGCATTGCGACTGGGAGGTGCCGCAGGAGCCGGCCGAGCATCCGGAGTTCTGGCCGATCTGGCGCAACCTGATCCGGCACTTCCACCCGGAGCTGATCGACCACGTCTTCGCCTCCGAGACCTATGGCCATCGCCTGGCGGAGGAGTTGGGCGCGCGCTTCGTCCCGGTCGACCCACCGCGGTTGGGCGTGCCGGTCTCCGGCACCGCCATCCGTCGCGACCCGGCTGCCGTCTGGCGTTACCTGCCGGCACCGGTGCGGCCGCATTTCCTGCGGCGCGTCGTGCTGTTCGGCCCGGAGAGCAGCGGCAAGACCACATTGGCCGCGGCGCTGGGCGAGGCGCTGGAAACCGTGGTTGTGCCGGAATACGGGCGGACCTTTACCGACGCCTTCGGCACCGACGTGCCCGCCGAAGGCCTTCTGGCCATCGCCCGCGGGCACTTGGCGTCCCGCGCCGCCCTGTCTCGGCAGTCCAACTGGGTGCTGGTCGAGGACACCGACCCGGTCCTGACCGCGGTGTGGAGCGACATGCTGACCGGCCGCCGGGATCCCTGGTTCGACGCCTTCGACGATCTGGCCGACCTCTATCTGCTGACCGCGCCGGATTTCGGCTGGGTCGACGACGGCACCCGCTATTTCCCCGACCAGGCGCAGCGCGACCGCTTCTTCGCGCTGTGCCGGGCGGAGCTGGAGCGCCGCGGCGCCCGTCACGTCGTGCTGACCGGTCCCCATGACCGGCGTCTGGAAGACGCGCTGGCGACGATCCGGCGCCTCGCGGACCGTTAG
- the polA gene encoding DNA polymerase I gives MSTTPKTYYLIDGSGYIFRAFHALPMMMRKSDGLPVNAVYGFTNMLIRLLADLDADHLAVIYDKSERSFRKEIYPAYKAQRPDPPEELIPQFPLIRATSEAFNLPGVEVEGFEADDIIATYCRMAREEGSRVVIVSSDKDMMQLVGDGVTMLDPIKNKPIDATEVMEKFGVMPDRVIDVQALAGDSVDNVPGVPGIGIKTAAQLITEYGDLDSLLARAGEIKQPKRRESLIQYAEQARISRELVKLRSDAPVPFGLDGIVARPPNRQQLVRFLEEMEFRSTITRVEAAFDKLGTTGGDEPDLAAPGKPEAIAQDYQLVQDVDALQRWADAAVEAGVLAIDTETNSLDAEAAMLCGISLAVAPGRACYIPIAHVPPEGDGLNFGGQTLQQIPIAEIRRILGPVLTDPSVLKVGHNLKYDAHVLGRPDIGLPITPWDDTMLISYTLDGGAHGHGMDELSELHLQHRTIPYSSVCGTGKNAITFDRVPLDKALAYAAEDADITLRLHMLLKPRLVGERMTTVYETIERPLVGVISDMEMAGIKVDRVALARLSLEFAERMAALESEIHVSAQGPFNVGSPKQLGEVLFERLGIPGGKKSSKTGAYSTDSSVLEQLAAQGHTIANQILEWRQLAKLKGTYTDALQAQINERTGRVHTSFSLAATNTGRLSSNEPNLQNIPIRTEEGRKIRYAFVAEEGHKLVSVDYSQIELRLVAQIAGVALLKQAFLDGTDIHAMTASQVFNVPLAEMTPETRRKAKAINFGIIYGISGFGLAAQLGIPQGEATAFIRAYLDRLPELKAWMDETKRTARERGWVETLFGRKCHVPGIKDPNPARRAFAERQAINAPIQGTAADIIKRAMGKLPRALAAEGLKARMLLQVHDELLFEAPEGEAQRTAEVAQRVMQSAATLEVPLIAEAGIGHSWAEAH, from the coding sequence ATGTCGACCACGCCCAAGACCTATTACCTGATCGACGGTTCGGGCTACATCTTCCGCGCCTTCCACGCGCTGCCGATGATGATGCGCAAGTCGGACGGGCTGCCGGTGAACGCCGTCTACGGCTTCACCAACATGCTGATCCGCCTGCTGGCCGATCTCGACGCCGACCACCTGGCGGTGATCTACGACAAGTCGGAGCGCAGCTTCCGCAAGGAGATCTACCCCGCCTACAAGGCCCAGCGGCCGGACCCGCCGGAGGAGCTGATCCCGCAGTTCCCGCTGATCCGCGCCACCAGCGAGGCCTTCAACCTGCCCGGCGTCGAGGTCGAGGGCTTCGAGGCCGACGACATCATCGCGACCTATTGCCGGATGGCGCGGGAGGAAGGGTCGCGCGTCGTCATCGTCTCCTCCGACAAGGACATGATGCAGCTGGTCGGCGACGGCGTGACCATGCTGGACCCGATCAAGAACAAGCCGATCGACGCGACCGAGGTGATGGAGAAGTTCGGCGTGATGCCGGACCGGGTGATCGACGTGCAGGCCCTGGCCGGCGACAGCGTCGACAACGTGCCGGGCGTGCCCGGCATCGGCATCAAGACCGCGGCCCAGCTGATCACCGAATACGGCGACCTCGATTCGCTGCTGGCCCGGGCCGGCGAGATCAAGCAGCCGAAGCGCCGCGAATCCCTGATCCAGTATGCCGAGCAGGCGCGGATCAGCCGCGAGCTGGTGAAGCTGCGCAGCGACGCGCCGGTGCCGTTCGGGCTGGACGGCATCGTGGCGCGGCCGCCGAACCGCCAGCAGTTGGTGCGGTTCCTGGAGGAGATGGAGTTCCGCTCGACCATCACCCGGGTCGAGGCCGCCTTCGACAAGCTGGGCACCACCGGCGGCGACGAACCGGACCTGGCCGCGCCGGGCAAGCCGGAGGCGATCGCCCAGGACTACCAGCTGGTGCAGGACGTCGACGCGCTGCAGCGCTGGGCCGACGCGGCGGTCGAGGCCGGGGTTCTGGCGATCGACACCGAGACCAACTCGCTGGACGCCGAGGCGGCGATGCTGTGCGGCATCTCCCTGGCCGTGGCGCCCGGCCGCGCCTGCTACATCCCGATCGCCCATGTGCCGCCGGAGGGCGACGGGCTGAACTTCGGCGGCCAGACGCTGCAGCAGATCCCGATCGCGGAGATCCGCCGCATCCTGGGGCCGGTGCTGACCGACCCGTCGGTGCTGAAGGTCGGCCACAACCTGAAATACGACGCCCATGTGCTGGGCCGGCCCGATATCGGCCTGCCGATCACGCCGTGGGACGACACCATGCTGATCTCCTACACCCTCGACGGCGGGGCGCACGGCCACGGCATGGACGAGCTGTCGGAGCTGCATCTGCAGCACCGCACCATCCCCTATTCCTCGGTCTGCGGCACCGGCAAGAACGCCATCACCTTCGACCGCGTGCCGCTGGACAAGGCCCTGGCCTATGCCGCCGAGGACGCCGACATCACCCTGCGCCTCCACATGCTCCTGAAGCCGCGGCTGGTGGGCGAGCGGATGACGACGGTGTACGAGACCATCGAGCGGCCGCTGGTCGGCGTCATCTCCGACATGGAGATGGCCGGGATCAAGGTCGACCGCGTCGCCCTGGCCCGGCTGTCGCTGGAGTTCGCCGAGCGCATGGCGGCGCTGGAATCGGAGATCCACGTCTCGGCCCAGGGCCCGTTCAACGTCGGCAGCCCGAAGCAGCTGGGCGAGGTGCTGTTCGAGCGGCTGGGCATCCCCGGCGGCAAGAAGAGCAGCAAGACCGGCGCCTATTCGACCGATTCGAGCGTGCTGGAGCAGTTGGCGGCGCAGGGCCACACGATCGCCAACCAGATCCTGGAATGGCGCCAGCTGGCCAAGCTGAAGGGCACCTACACCGACGCGCTGCAGGCCCAGATCAACGAGAGGACCGGGCGGGTCCATACCTCCTTCTCGCTGGCCGCGACCAACACCGGGCGGCTGTCCTCGAACGAGCCGAACCTGCAGAACATCCCGATCCGCACCGAGGAGGGGCGCAAGATCCGCTACGCCTTCGTGGCGGAGGAGGGGCACAAGCTGGTCTCGGTCGACTACAGCCAGATCGAGCTGCGCCTCGTGGCCCAGATCGCCGGCGTGGCGCTGCTGAAGCAGGCCTTCCTCGACGGCACCGACATCCACGCCATGACCGCGAGCCAGGTGTTCAACGTGCCGCTGGCGGAGATGACGCCGGAGACCCGGCGCAAGGCCAAGGCGATCAATTTCGGCATCATCTACGGCATCTCGGGATTCGGCCTGGCGGCGCAGCTGGGCATCCCGCAGGGCGAGGCCACGGCCTTCATCCGCGCCTATCTCGACCGGCTGCCGGAGCTGAAGGCCTGGATGGACGAGACCAAGCGCACGGCGCGCGAGCGCGGCTGGGTCGAGACCCTGTTCGGCCGCAAATGCCATGTGCCCGGGATCAAGGACCCGAACCCGGCCCGCCGCGCCTTCGCCGAGCGCCAGGCGATCAACGCCCCGATCCAGGGCACCGCGGCCGACATCATCAAGCGCGCCATGGGCAAGCTGCCCCGGGCGCTGGCGGCGGAGGGGCTCAAGGCCCGGATGCTGCTGCAGGTGCATGACGAGCTGCTGTTCGAGGCGCCGGAAGGCGAGGCGCAGCGCACCGCCGAGGTGGCGCAGCGGGTGATGCAGTCGGCGGCCACGCTGGAGGTGCCGCTGATCGCCGAGGCGGGGATAGGCCACAGCTGGGCCGAGGCCCACTAA
- a CDS encoding SDR family oxidoreductase encodes MGEVIDFAGKTVFVAGGTSGINLGIALGFARAGARVAVMSRSQEKVDAAVARLREAGAEAMGAAADVRDYAATEAALKAAHDAYGDLDVLVSGAAGNFPAPALGMSANGFKSVIDIDLLGSFHVLRAAHAFLRKPGASVINISAPQAEAPMAMQAHVCAAKAGVDMLTRVLAMEWGRDGIRINSVIPGPIDETEGMARLAPTPQARALVQRSVPLGRMGVAEDVAAACRLLSSPLAGFITGAVLPVDGGWSLGGAAASMGVIAEQAMAARAKG; translated from the coding sequence ATGGGTGAAGTGATCGACTTCGCCGGCAAGACGGTGTTCGTCGCCGGCGGCACCAGCGGCATCAATCTCGGCATCGCGCTGGGCTTCGCCCGGGCCGGGGCGCGGGTGGCGGTGATGAGCCGCAGCCAGGAGAAGGTCGACGCGGCGGTGGCGCGTCTGCGCGAGGCCGGAGCCGAGGCCATGGGCGCGGCCGCCGACGTGCGCGACTACGCCGCCACCGAGGCCGCGCTGAAGGCGGCGCACGACGCCTATGGCGATCTCGACGTGCTGGTCTCGGGCGCGGCCGGGAACTTCCCGGCGCCGGCGCTGGGCATGTCGGCGAACGGCTTCAAGTCGGTGATCGACATCGACCTCTTGGGCAGCTTCCACGTGCTGCGGGCGGCGCATGCCTTCCTGCGCAAGCCGGGGGCGTCGGTGATCAACATCTCGGCCCCGCAGGCCGAGGCGCCGATGGCGATGCAGGCGCACGTCTGCGCCGCCAAGGCCGGCGTCGACATGCTGACCCGGGTGCTGGCCATGGAATGGGGCCGCGACGGCATCCGCATCAACTCGGTGATCCCGGGCCCGATCGACGAGACCGAGGGCATGGCCCGGCTGGCGCCGACGCCGCAGGCCCGGGCCCTGGTGCAGCGCAGCGTGCCCCTGGGCCGGATGGGCGTGGCCGAGGATGTGGCTGCCGCCTGCCGCCTGCTGTCCTCTCCCCTCGCCGGCTTCATCACCGGCGCGGTGCTGCCGGTGGACGGCGGCTGGTCGCTGGGCGGCGCCGCGGCCTCGATGGGCGTGATCGCCGAGCAGGCGATGGCGGCCAGGGCGAAGGGATAG
- a CDS encoding dihydrofolate reductase family protein, which translates to MSKLVVRAFTISLDGYGAGPEQSLENPLGKGGEELHRWFVDTPTFRAMTGQEGGTTGIDEDFAARSFENLGAWILGRNMFGPVRGPWPDHSWKGWWGDTPPYHVPVFVLTHHARPAIEMEGGTTFHFVTDGIDSALRQAREAAGGKDVRVGGGVATIQQYLRRRLIDEMHIAVSPILLGSGESLFAGIDLVALGYGVGERVYSPNAIHFMVTKLG; encoded by the coding sequence ATGTCCAAGCTCGTCGTCCGCGCCTTCACGATATCCCTGGACGGCTACGGCGCAGGGCCGGAGCAGAGCCTCGAGAACCCGCTCGGCAAGGGCGGCGAGGAGTTGCACCGGTGGTTCGTCGACACCCCCACCTTCCGGGCCATGACCGGGCAGGAGGGCGGAACCACCGGCATCGACGAGGATTTCGCCGCCCGCAGCTTCGAGAACCTCGGGGCCTGGATTCTCGGCCGGAACATGTTCGGGCCGGTGCGCGGGCCCTGGCCGGACCACAGCTGGAAGGGCTGGTGGGGCGACACCCCGCCCTATCATGTGCCGGTCTTCGTCCTCACCCACCACGCCCGCCCGGCGATCGAGATGGAGGGCGGCACCACCTTCCACTTCGTCACCGACGGCATCGATTCAGCGCTGCGCCAGGCGCGCGAGGCCGCGGGCGGCAAGGACGTGCGGGTCGGCGGCGGCGTCGCCACGATCCAGCAGTACCTGCGCCGGCGCCTGATCGACGAGATGCATATCGCCGTGTCGCCGATCCTGCTGGGCAGCGGCGAGAGCCTGTTCGCCGGGATCGACCTTGTCGCTCTGGGCTATGGCGTGGGCGAGCGCGTCTACAGCCCGAACGCCATCCATTTCATGGTGACGAAACTGGGCTGA
- the hemW gene encoding radical SAM family heme chaperone HemW: MTAPGFALYVHWPFCRSKCPYCDFNSHVREQVEHERWRRALVAELDHFADLTPGRTLTSIFFGGGTPSLMQPATAAAVIDRAAQRWGLAPDVEITLEANPTSVESHLFAGFRAAGVNRVSLGVQALDEASLRFLGRNHSAEEALDAVGLAARHFDRFSFDLIYARPGQTVAGWTAELRRALDHAVGHISAYQLTIEQGTRFHTLYSRGELVLPDEDTQAALYEATAEVLGAAGLPGYEISNHARPGEESRHNLTYWRYGDYVGIGPGAHGRLTLNDGKWGTRTHRAPEVWLERVEAAGHAEHEREAVPPESRRDEMLMMGLRLVEGVLKSRIADESGLPFDRAIDRRRLDRLVAGGFLAEDAARLTATPAGRQRLDAVLAALLG, encoded by the coding sequence ATGACCGCCCCCGGCTTCGCCCTCTACGTCCATTGGCCGTTCTGCCGGTCGAAATGCCCGTATTGCGACTTCAACTCACATGTCCGGGAGCAGGTGGAGCATGAGCGCTGGCGCCGGGCGCTGGTGGCGGAGCTGGACCATTTCGCCGACCTGACGCCGGGCCGGACGCTGACCTCGATCTTCTTCGGCGGCGGCACCCCGTCGCTGATGCAGCCGGCCACCGCCGCCGCCGTGATCGATCGCGCGGCCCAGCGCTGGGGGCTGGCGCCCGATGTCGAGATCACGCTGGAGGCGAACCCGACCTCGGTCGAATCCCACCTGTTCGCCGGATTCCGCGCCGCCGGGGTGAACCGGGTGTCGCTGGGCGTCCAGGCGCTGGACGAGGCGTCGCTGCGCTTCCTGGGCCGCAACCATTCCGCGGAGGAGGCGCTGGACGCCGTCGGCCTGGCCGCCCGGCATTTCGACCGCTTCTCCTTCGACCTGATCTATGCCCGGCCGGGCCAGACCGTGGCCGGCTGGACGGCGGAGCTGCGCCGGGCGCTGGACCATGCCGTCGGCCACATCTCGGCCTATCAGCTGACGATCGAGCAGGGCACCCGCTTCCACACCCTGTACTCCCGCGGCGAACTGGTGCTGCCGGACGAGGACACCCAGGCCGCCCTCTACGAGGCCACGGCCGAGGTGCTGGGCGCCGCCGGCCTGCCGGGCTACGAGATCTCGAACCACGCCCGGCCGGGCGAGGAATCGCGGCACAACCTGACCTATTGGCGCTATGGCGACTATGTCGGCATCGGCCCCGGCGCGCATGGCCGGCTGACGCTGAACGACGGAAAGTGGGGCACCCGCACCCACCGGGCGCCGGAGGTGTGGCTGGAGCGGGTCGAGGCCGCCGGCCATGCCGAGCACGAGCGCGAGGCGGTCCCGCCGGAGAGCCGCCGCGACGAGATGCTGATGATGGGGCTGCGCCTGGTCGAGGGCGTCCTGAAGTCCCGCATCGCCGACGAATCCGGCCTGCCCTTCGACCGGGCGATCGACCGCCGCCGGCTGGACCGGCTGGTCGCCGGCGGCTTCCTGGCCGAGGATGCTGCGCGCCTGACCGCCACCCCCGCCGGCCGCCAGCGCCTCGACGCGGTGCTGGCGGCGCTGCTGGGGTGA
- the pnuC gene encoding nicotinamide riboside transporter PnuC: MPPIEIVATLLGLANVALIIRRSVWNYPFGVAMVVLYGKIFFDVKLYSDALLQVFFLVVQLAGWWGWLRRRGEDGLVRVESSPTRDRILAVAATALLSLALGHAMAAWTDAALPHWDAAIAAMSVTAQTLLALRRIENWLFWIATDVVAIGVYAAKGLVLTAGLYGIFLVLATLGLLQWLRHLEAGPAAEAAR; encoded by the coding sequence ATGCCCCCGATCGAGATCGTCGCCACCCTGCTCGGCCTCGCCAATGTCGCGCTGATCATCCGCCGCAGCGTCTGGAACTATCCCTTCGGCGTCGCGATGGTGGTGCTGTACGGCAAGATCTTCTTCGACGTGAAGCTGTACTCCGACGCGCTGCTGCAGGTGTTCTTCCTGGTCGTGCAACTGGCCGGCTGGTGGGGCTGGCTGCGCCGGCGCGGCGAGGACGGCCTGGTCCGGGTCGAGTCCTCCCCGACGCGCGACCGCATCCTGGCGGTGGCGGCGACCGCCCTGCTCTCCCTCGCCCTCGGCCATGCCATGGCGGCCTGGACCGACGCGGCCCTGCCGCATTGGGACGCCGCCATCGCGGCGATGAGCGTCACGGCGCAGACCCTGCTGGCCCTGCGGCGGATCGAGAACTGGCTGTTCTGGATCGCTACCGACGTGGTCGCGATCGGCGTCTATGCCGCCAAGGGGCTGGTCCTGACGGCCGGGCTGTACGGCATCTTCCTGGTCCTGGCGACGCTCGGCCTGTTGCAATGGCTGCGCCATCTGGAGGCCGGCCCGGCGGCGGAGGCCGCGCGGTGA
- a CDS encoding polysaccharide deacetylase family protein produces the protein MPIRPAIAVALLLVLAARTEAAEIAITLDDLPYAVPARVGPEQGRDIVERVNRILAAYDVTAMGFAIGEKLVPEALPALQAFAEAGHTVANHTWSHPDYDKITAAQFGSEVERADAALAPWMTGGKFFRFPFLHSGATAEKRAAAAGILAALGYRDVPVSIDDDDFQYNSDYMAALAAGDAEGAQRIAAGYLAHMKAQTAHFQAMARERLGRDVKHILLLHMNRINADHLGELLAWYRSEGWTFITAQEALADPIYGMESRYDGPKGLSQIERVTWKP, from the coding sequence GTGCCGATCCGGCCGGCGATCGCCGTGGCCCTCCTGCTGGTCCTGGCGGCGCGGACCGAGGCCGCCGAGATCGCGATCACGCTGGACGATCTGCCCTATGCGGTGCCGGCGCGGGTCGGCCCCGAGCAGGGCCGGGACATCGTCGAACGCGTCAACCGCATCCTCGCGGCCTACGACGTCACGGCGATGGGCTTCGCCATCGGCGAGAAGCTGGTGCCGGAGGCGCTGCCCGCCCTGCAGGCCTTCGCCGAGGCCGGGCACACCGTCGCCAATCACACATGGTCGCATCCGGACTATGACAAGATCACCGCGGCCCAGTTCGGCAGCGAGGTGGAGCGGGCGGACGCCGCCCTGGCGCCCTGGATGACCGGCGGGAAGTTCTTCCGCTTCCCGTTCCTGCATTCGGGGGCAACGGCGGAGAAGCGGGCCGCGGCGGCCGGGATCCTGGCGGCGCTGGGCTATCGCGACGTGCCCGTGTCGATCGACGATGACGACTTCCAGTACAACAGCGACTACATGGCCGCCCTGGCGGCGGGCGACGCCGAGGGGGCGCAACGGATCGCAGCCGGGTACCTGGCGCATATGAAGGCCCAGACCGCGCACTTCCAGGCGATGGCGCGGGAGCGGCTGGGCCGGGACGTGAAGCACATCCTGCTGCTGCACATGAACCGGATCAACGCCGACCATCTGGGCGAGCTGCTGGCCTGGTACCGGTCCGAGGGCTGGACCTTCATCACGGCGCAGGAGGCGCTGGCCGACCCGATCTACGGCATGGAGAGCCGATATGACGGGCCGAAGGGCCTGTCCCAGATCGAGCGCGTGACGTGGAAGCCGTAG
- a CDS encoding VOC family protein produces MPTVRYIVQDVDQAVAFYRDSLGFRLQRQFGPNMAILERDGLTLWVAGPGASASRPMPDGSRPEPGGWNRFVLQVDDLPTLVTDLRGRGVRFRNDIVTGPGGRQILCEDPSGNGVELFQPA; encoded by the coding sequence ATGCCGACGGTCCGGTACATCGTCCAGGACGTCGACCAGGCGGTCGCGTTCTACAGGGACAGCCTGGGGTTCCGGCTGCAGCGGCAGTTCGGGCCGAACATGGCGATCCTCGAGCGGGACGGGCTGACGCTGTGGGTCGCCGGCCCCGGCGCCTCGGCCAGCCGGCCGATGCCGGACGGCAGCAGGCCGGAGCCCGGCGGCTGGAACCGATTCGTGCTGCAGGTCGACGACCTGCCGACGTTGGTCACCGATCTGCGCGGCCGCGGCGTGCGGTTCCGCAACGACATCGTCACCGGCCCCGGCGGCCGGCAGATCCTGTGCGAGGACCCGTCCGGCAACGGGGTCGAGCTGTTCCAGCCCGCCTGA
- a CDS encoding NAD(P)-dependent oxidoreductase, producing the protein MKVAFLGMGVMGAPMAGHLVKAGHEVTVFNRTAAKAEAWAERHGGQWAPTPAEAAKDAAIVFMCVGNDDDIRSVVKGPDGAFAGMSGSAILVDHTTASADIARELEAEADRLGFGFLDAPVSGGQAGAENGVLTVMCGGREEVFAIAKPVIDSYARACTLMGPAGAGQLTKMVNQICIAGLVQALAEGLNFAQKAGLDGNLVLDVISKGAAQSWQMENRGRTMLQGKYDFGFAIDWMRKDLGICFQEARHNGARLPVTALVDQFYAAVQAKAGGRVDTSSLLLALQD; encoded by the coding sequence ATGAAGGTCGCATTCCTGGGCATGGGCGTCATGGGCGCGCCGATGGCGGGGCATCTGGTCAAGGCGGGGCACGAGGTCACCGTCTTCAACCGCACCGCGGCGAAGGCCGAGGCCTGGGCCGAGCGCCACGGCGGTCAGTGGGCGCCGACCCCGGCCGAGGCGGCGAAGGACGCCGCCATCGTGTTCATGTGCGTCGGCAATGACGACGACATCCGCTCGGTGGTCAAGGGGCCGGACGGCGCCTTCGCCGGCATGTCCGGCAGCGCCATCCTGGTCGACCACACCACGGCCTCGGCCGATATCGCCCGCGAGCTGGAGGCCGAGGCCGACCGGCTCGGCTTCGGCTTCCTCGACGCGCCGGTCTCGGGCGGCCAGGCGGGGGCGGAGAACGGTGTGCTGACGGTGATGTGCGGCGGGCGCGAGGAGGTCTTCGCCATCGCGAAGCCGGTGATCGACAGCTACGCCCGCGCCTGCACCCTGATGGGCCCGGCCGGCGCCGGCCAGCTGACCAAGATGGTCAACCAGATCTGCATCGCCGGGCTGGTCCAGGCCCTGGCCGAGGGGCTGAACTTCGCCCAGAAGGCCGGGCTCGACGGCAACCTGGTGCTCGACGTCATCTCCAAAGGCGCGGCGCAGAGCTGGCAGATGGAGAATCGCGGCCGCACCATGCTCCAGGGCAAGTACGATTTCGGCTTCGCCATCGACTGGATGCGCAAGGACCTCGGCATCTGCTTCCAGGAGGCCAGGCACAACGGCGCCCGGCTGCCGGTGACGGCGCTGGTCGACCAGTTCTACGCCGCGGTCCAGGCCAAAGCCGGCGGCCGGGTCGACACCTCCAGCCTGCTGCTGGCGCTGCAGGACTGA
- a CDS encoding LysE family translocator, which produces MTIEVYLAYIAACILVAIIPGPSVTLIVANSLTHGTRAGLLNILGGQIGLVVMLGVLVVGLAAVVEAMGHWFDWLRLAGAAYLVWIGWKLLRAPDALAEPGSLRPPRGGFVLQGLLVALSNPKMLLFFGAFIPQFVQPGGDQSSQVLLLGATALVVAALSDALYALLTGRAGTMLSRRHVRLVSRTGGVCLIGGGVWLAFARAR; this is translated from the coding sequence ATGACCATCGAGGTCTATCTCGCCTACATCGCCGCCTGCATCCTGGTGGCGATCATCCCGGGGCCGTCGGTGACGCTGATCGTCGCCAACAGTCTGACCCACGGCACCCGCGCCGGCCTTCTCAACATCCTCGGCGGGCAGATCGGCCTCGTCGTCATGCTCGGCGTGCTGGTCGTCGGCCTGGCCGCGGTGGTGGAGGCGATGGGCCACTGGTTCGACTGGCTGCGCCTGGCCGGGGCGGCGTATCTGGTCTGGATCGGCTGGAAGCTGCTGCGCGCCCCGGACGCGCTGGCCGAGCCCGGCAGCCTGCGCCCGCCGCGCGGCGGCTTCGTGCTGCAGGGCCTGCTGGTGGCGCTGAGCAACCCGAAGATGCTGCTGTTCTTCGGCGCCTTCATCCCGCAATTCGTGCAGCCCGGCGGCGACCAGTCGAGCCAGGTGCTGCTGCTGGGCGCCACCGCGCTGGTGGTCGCGGCGCTGTCCGACGCCCTGTACGCCCTGCTGACCGGCCGGGCCGGCACCATGCTGTCGCGCCGGCATGTGCGGCTGGTGTCGCGCACCGGCGGCGTGTGCCTGATCGGCGGCGGGGTGTGGCTGGCCTTTGCGAGGGCGCGGTAG
- the rdgB gene encoding RdgB/HAM1 family non-canonical purine NTP pyrophosphatase, with the protein MTNAASPARRFAGDHLVIASHNKGKIPEIAALLEGRVPRLTSAADHGVPEPEETGTTFVANAELKARFVAAATGLPSLADDSGVSVTGLGGDPGIYSARWAEKPDGSGRDFAYAMEQVRLKLGDNPDRSARFVCALSLCWPDGHCETVEGEIRGRLVWPARGTKGFGYDPIFVPDGHDRTFGEMEAAEKHAMSHRADAFRKLVARCFEAG; encoded by the coding sequence ATGACGAACGCCGCCTCCCCCGCCCGCCGCTTCGCCGGCGACCACCTGGTCATCGCCAGCCACAACAAGGGAAAGATCCCCGAGATCGCCGCCCTGCTGGAAGGCCGCGTGCCGCGCCTGACCTCGGCCGCCGACCATGGCGTGCCGGAGCCGGAGGAGACCGGCACGACCTTCGTCGCCAATGCCGAGCTGAAGGCCCGCTTCGTCGCCGCGGCCACCGGCCTGCCGTCGCTGGCCGACGACAGCGGCGTGTCCGTCACCGGCCTGGGCGGCGATCCCGGCATCTATTCCGCCCGCTGGGCCGAGAAGCCCGACGGCAGCGGCCGCGACTTCGCCTATGCCATGGAGCAGGTGCGGCTGAAGCTGGGCGACAACCCGGACCGCAGCGCCCGCTTCGTCTGCGCCCTGTCGCTGTGCTGGCCGGACGGCCATTGCGAGACGGTCGAGGGCGAGATCCGCGGCCGGCTGGTCTGGCCCGCCCGCGGCACCAAGGGCTTCGGCTACGACCCGATCTTCGTGCCGGACGGCCATGACCGAACCTTCGGCGAAATGGAAGCGGCCGAGAAGCACGCCATGAGCCATCGCGCCGACGCCTTCCGCAAGCTGGTGGCGCGCTGCTTCGAGGCCGGATGA